In the Pongo abelii isolate AG06213 chromosome 2, NHGRI_mPonAbe1-v2.0_pri, whole genome shotgun sequence genome, AATTATGCTTCCCTCACAGAAATAAGTTAACTAATAAAAGGTACCTAGCACAAAATAAGTGTTCCATAAGCAGACTACAAAGCATTTATTATTGTTCAATATTCTGTAATTCTGTATTTGCTGAAATTGCTTTGACACTGAAAAGATACACCCAAAGGAATGCTGTGTAGACTAGGATCTTTAAAAATGCACGCCAACCATGCTAAAGGGATGCTATGTAGTCTAGGAACGTAAAAAAATGCAAACCAACCATTTAGGGGGTTCCACTATTGCTCTACCTAGTGCCAAGCACAGAGGACAAACTCAGTACGTTTTTGTTTGGGCCTTGATTGCAGTTTTAGGCTACAAAGCTTGAAAGCAGGAGTATCCTAATTAAGGGAGGAACTATTGTCAGAAATAGTAAAGGGTTTTAGCCCCATTCACTGAGTTTGTGACTTGATTTGTCTAGAGTGGCACCTGGCATCAGTATTTTTCAAGCTCCCCGGATAATGCCAATGAGCATTAAAGGTGAAGTCCAACATCTTAACAACTTTTTGTTATCCCATTCCTCCACGGTAATAAAACAGTAAAACCTGTAAATGGAATAGATTTGCAGGTTTGTATTTGGGAATAGCAATTTAAGAGCAGAATAGTACCGTTGGGGATAGAGAAGGTAGTGGCTGTCCTGGAGAAGAACAAAACAGGCTAGCACCTAGCTGGCTGCCAGAAGCACCAGGCTGAGAGCAACAAGGGGGCCTGGGCTTTTAATAATAAGCATCCTCAGGTGGATTTAGGAATGACACCactcaacatattttaaaaagggatCATGCTTATAATGTGATCtcctatatataaacatatttccacagagataaaatctagaaattttttatttagcCCTCAAATCTCCTGTCATGTCCTCAATCTGAGAACGTCCCTACCATACTCACCTCCCCTGCTTTGATTCTGATTACCCTCCTTATGTCCCCATGGCACCCCAAGTATATCACTCTCCAGACTTGTCAAGCTCCCTCCACCTAGATGGAAAACTCACTGAAGACAAGTGCTATGTAATTTATTTGACTTTAATACCTCTAGCACCTCGCTAGCATTGTGTCTGGTTTAAGGTTGCATTCAAATATTCATGGTGTGAATGAATCATGAGTGAAGCAATTCACTGCATGCCTACTTTGAGCTGTATTTTGCTagtcttttaagtatttttaaaataggaatctATTTGAAGGTTCTGAGGGTCTTGTTGAACAGATTGGATTTATGTACATGAAACAACGTGatgtaaaaccacaaaaattccgGTACTGAAAAGTGCAGAGATAACTCAAAGGGAGAGATCTATGTAGGCAAAGAATGTAAAATACACTTCTGAATATGAGaatactactttaaaaatatcattaattCTCAGTTATTCATACTAAGGGGGAACAATGAAgtagataattttaaattatctaaagtgctttaatcatttaaaaagttcagagtttggctgggcatggtagctgatgcctgtcatcccagcactttgggaggccaaggcaggcagatagcttgagctcaggagttcaagaccagcctgggcaacatgacaaaaccctgtctctaccaaaaatacaaaaaaatttagctgggcatggtggtacatacctgtggtcccagccactcaggaagctgaggtgggaggatcatttgaggccaggaggtggaggctgccgtgagccgagatcatgccactgcaatccagcctgggtgacagagtgagacctcatctcaaaaaagaaaaataaagttgagaaTTCAAACACtgacatttattgattgattgattgattgagatgaagatgaagtctcgctcttgtcgcccaggctggagtgcagtggtgcaatctcggctcactgcaacctctgcttcctgggttcaagcgattctcctgcttcagcctcccaagtagctgggattacaggcgcctgccaccatgcctggctaatttttgtatttttagtagagactgggttttgccatgttggccaggctggtctcaaactcctgacctcaggtgatctgcctgcctcggcctcccaaagtgctgggattgcaggcgtgagccaccgtgcccggccaaacatTAAACTTTAAACATTGAACTTTATAAAGTGCTTTGACCATTTACTTTTCCAAATagatatatgtttttgtttatacCAATAATGTGAGTTCTTCTTCTCTAGCTGTTTACAAGTGATAGGAGAAGAAAAACACCCAGAAGGAGGAAGAAGTCATGAAAGTAGGAACCACGTTTTTACTCATCTTTCTGTCTCCAGCAAGCAGCTTACTGCTTTTCACacacattttgcttttattactCATGATTTCAGAGGTGTAATGGTTCAGCCACATCAATGTAACAAACAGTTCACACTGGGCTCTTATAGTCTGGCCTTTAAAACCTTCACTATTTATGCTTTCATCTTAACTACTTTGACCCTCACAGGTTTACTCACTAAGAACTTGAGTTTCAAGAGAAAAGATGACATGTTTGCTGCTTAAATAAGCAATATCTAAAAGCATATTTAGTTATAAACGTCTTACCAAGAATTGATATAATTTTCGtttaaatagttttataaatAGTAGTTTACAAGATATAGTAAGTACATCTCTAAAAATACAGTGTATTCATACACCTTGACATAAACTTGTAGTAGTACCTTAGTTTTATTCATGTTGTTATATTAACTACCATCACTTTGAATACATACCTGTTCACCATACAGTATAGGTCGGTTTAGGTTTATTGCCTTAATTGCTTGGTTTCGAGTTAGTACTGTAGCAAATGCTATCACACTTTGCATTCCCTAAAAACAGGTAAATTCATTAAGGAAACAGACAAAGTATATAATAATCTCGCTACATAAATATTTCAAGATCAGCTATCTGCATTctgataaaattgtttttaaaatttaagcatTCCTTGCACTTTGAATTGTAAGTTGATCAAATTCAAAAATGAATTGTTACTGTATTCTTTTCTCCTGGCCCTAAAATCTATCTAACACATGGCATGGGGAGTTTCTTAATGTTTCAGTGTCCATTTCCTGGGTGTTTCCCTCTAGGTTTTTATTCCTCGCCCCTCAAGCTTCTATGTGGATCCCAGCTAGAGCTCATACTACTTATCCAACACACATCATTGTGCAAGCACTCTTTTATATTCATACTAGTACTTTAAGTGTGTGTGGTGGGAAAAGGTTACCAATCACATTTTTCACAGATCCCATAGGCCTCTCTTGCTGTATCTGACTGGAAGGGCCTAGTCCCCCCCATATCCGTGATGGACACCACCATGTACACCCAGCTGGTATGCCGGAAACCATGGGCTTCCTCTCACTCTGCCATTCCTCTTACCTTCCCATCCAGTTGATCACTAAGACTTACAGATTCTGCTGCCTCCAAAAGATGTCTCAAATTAGTCTGTTTCTGTCCATCTCTGTGGCCACCACCCCAGCCCAAGTCCTCCTCACCTCTCACCTGGACTACTAAGTGGTCAGATGGCTTCTTCTTGCCACCCCTTAATTCTGCACAGAGAAACCAGTGATCTAAAACCACCAATCAGATCATTACCCCTCAGAGCTTTTCCAGATTTCCATGATTTGCTTTTTCCATGATTTTCATTTATAATACAACCCCCACTTCTTCCCCTTACCTGTGACCTACAACCCAGACAACTTTGCCATATCTGGCCTCCATAAGCTTCTCTACTTTTACTTCGAGGCACTCTTAACTTTGTCTCCTCAGCCATTCTGACTTCTCAGTTCTTAAAACCTGTGACACTTGCTATTTTATTATTCATGTACCTCCCTCGTGATTTTTGCCATATCTCAGTATGCAAAATATTtaacactatttttgtttttatttctttattttttgagatagggtctcactctatcgcccaggctggagtgcagtggcacactcggctcactgcagccttgacctgctgggctcaagcaatcctcctacctcagcctccctagtagctggcatgcaacaccatgcttggctcatttttgtattttttgtagagacagtgttttccCATGTTGTcaaggccggtctcaaactcctgggctcaggcaatctgcctgcctcggcctcccaaagtgctgggattacaggcgtgagccaccatgcccaaactTACTTTATACCATTTACTTAATACTTTCCCATTAAATCAACTCACtttttcaattatatttattttaaaataaaactttgtatCATGCTATAAATGGAAAACCATAATCCcttgaaacaaacagaaagcatctgtaaaaataaatatatgagtatGAAAATTACCTCACTCTGCACCAAGAATGCTACCCATGCCACACTTAGGGAAGCACTATCTTAATGTCTGTGCATGCTGGATGCTCTGCCTGGAAGGTTCTGCCATGGACACTCTCCATGAGTTTTTTCTCATCCTTCATAACTCGTAAATATTACCTAGTAATATAAGTCTTAGGCAACCCTCCTGTAGCAGAATTACTTCTCCCCATTATCAGAGTACTCAGTCATTTTTGTAGCACTTTCCTCTATTTTTTCATTGGTGTTTTCCCAACTAAAATATAAGTTTCAtaagggcagaggcagaggccaTGTGATTCACTGTTGTATCCTTAGTATCCAGCACAATGACTGGTATGTGGAGATGATCAGTACCGAATTAATGTTTTCCCAGAACCACACTGGCTGCATCTACCACCTTAAAAAGTTAatcttggccaggcgctgtggctcacgcctgtaatcccagcactttgggaggccaaggcaggtggatcacctgaggtcgggagtttgagaccagcctagccaacatcatgaatccccgtctctactaaaaatacaaaaaaaaattagccgggcatggtggcaggcacctgtaatcccagctactcaggaggctgaggcaggagaattgcttgaacccaggaggtggaggttgcagtgagccgagatcacgccattgcactccagcctgggtgacaagagtgagactctgtctccaaaaaaaaaaaaaaaaaaaaagttaatcctTCAGAATCTATTATACCAGAGAGCCCCCTGGCCCATCTTATTTTCATGTCACATTGATTAACCTGAGGCTATACAACAGGTTCCCAAGAGTAGGCCTAAAGATTTGAAAGCATGTCAGAGAAAGTGAAGCCTGGAATTTGAAGACAtgcaaaaaaacacatttttcattATCAGGCCAGGTGAAGGTTCAAAgcaacttttatcttttttaataatttttagagacagggtcttaccatgttgcccatgctggagtacagtggatgtTCACAGGCACGGTTGTAGTgaactgtaacctcaaactcctgggctcaagagattctcccacctcagcctcctgaatagctgggactacaggtgcatgtcatgTCACCCAGCTTCAGAGCAGCTTTTAGCATCATCATTTTAAGTTTTTGTGCTACAATATAAGTAACtactaaaaagtattttatttttgttttgaggcagagtctcaccctgtcgcccaggggctggagtgcaactcactgcagcctccacctcctggttcaagcaattctcctgtctcagcctcctgagtaactgggattacaggcttccgccaccaggccccgactaatttttgtatttttagtagagacggggttttaccatgttggccaagctggtcttggactcctcacctcgggtgatccacctgccttggcctcccaaagtgctgggattataggcgtgagccactgcagcctaaaatgtattttcaaaagtaaaaaaattatataaataaagtaatatttgtttaattaaagTGAACATGATCTTTTTCTAAAAATTCCATACAGTTTAAGATGAGTTATATAGATGGAAGtttaggaatatttttattaagtagtattCTGTGTTATTTACTATAGTCTGATGTTATTAATAATCTGCACTGTTATGTCTAGGGGAAAAATACCTTTTCTCTGATATTAGACATAAGAGGCAAAATTAATCATTCATAAGACTCTCATTTAGCTGTTCTCTAATGACCCACTATCTGGATGATTTTCTCATAACCAGTTTACTCACCAGATCACAGTCACCCAGATCTAATTTCTCTAAGGATGAATTAATTTGCAGCATTGCAGCAAAAAACATTCCacctttattttcaattttgtttccaGTCATTCTTAGGTATTTCAGAGTCCGATtcttctgaaaaggaaaaaaacttatttaataaTTGTTAATCCACAGAATTCTATACATTACATGAATTAGGAGACTATATTACTATTTGCAGACTCCAATTTTCATGGAGCTAGAacatgatatatttttttttgagacggagtctcgctctgtcacccaggctggagtgcagtggtgtggtcttgactcactgcaaactccgcctcctgggttcacagcattctcctgcctcagcctcccaagtagctgggactacaggcacccatcaccacacctggctaatttttttctgtatttttagtagagacggggtttcaccatgttagccaggatggtctcgatctcctgatctcgtgatctgcccagctcggccttccaaagtgctgggattacaggcgtgagccaccgtgcccagccagaacagGATATATTCCTTAAAGGTAACATTCAATCTACCATAATAGATAAAAATCTAGTTTAACAGTTGAGTAGAAAGAATGCCCAAGAAACAGATGCCCAAGCAATAACCagcaaataaaacatatattaataaaCTTTCCTTTCACTGGAAAAATCTGTAAATTTATCTTAAGAAAATTATAGTACTTcacttttttaaattgaggtgaaattcacataacataaaactgaCCATTTTTGAGTATACAATTCAGTAGcacttagtacattcacaatattgtgcagTCATCACCTGTagctagttccaaaacattttcatcatccccgaAGCCGGTCCTATACCATTAaccagtcactccccattcctcctATATCACttttaaagtaatataatttGATAAATCTTTCACAAAATTACAGACATTTCATCATTCTAATGAGTAACTATTAGGACATATAATAGTGTAATAATTATCACAATTCAAACCCATCTGAgatcaggaagaagaaaaggatgtcctctcaccacttctatttaacattgtactggaggttctagccagagcaattagccaagaaaaacaaaaagaaaaaccatgcaaattggaaatgaaataaaactctGTTTGTATGTGACACCATCTTGCATAGGGAAAATCCTAAGGATTCCACcaaaaaaacctgttagaactaaCACGAGTTCAGCAACATAGCAGgacacaagatcaatatacaaaaacagCTGTATTTCCATATGCTAACAATGAACAacctaaaaatgaaattaagaacaaCAGTTCCActtacaatagcataaaaaaaaggaataaatttaacaaaagaaatgtaagatTTGCACATTGAAAACTACAGagcattgctgaaagaaatgaaaaaggccttaaataaatgaaacatcatATGTTCAAGGTTTGGAAGacttaagatggcaatactccccaAGGTGATCTACAGATTTACTGTGATTCCTATTAAAATCCCAGCTGCTGGCCAGGTgaagtgactcatgcctgtaatcccagcactttgggaggccgaggtgggcagatcatctgaggtcgggagtttgagactagcctgaccaccgtggagaaaccctgtctctactaaaaatacaaaattagccgggcatgcctataatcccagctacttgggaggctgaggcaggagaattgcttgaacctaggaggcggaggttgtggtgagccgaaatcgcgccattgcactccagcctgggcaacaagaacaaaactccatctcaaaaaagaaaagaaaaaaaaatcccagctgcTTTTCTTGCAGAAATTGATTAACTgacctaaaattcatatggaaatgcaagggacACAGAAGAGCCAACACAATCCTGAAAAAAGAACAAggacgccgggcgcggtggctcacgcctgtaatcccagcactttgggaggccgaggcgggcagatcacgaggtcaggagatcgagaccatcctggctaacacggtgaaaccccgtgtctactaaaaacacaaaaaaattagccaggcgaggtggcgggatcctgtagtcccagctactctggaggctgaggcaggagaatggcgtgaaccccaggggcggagcctgcagtgagccgagatcgcgccactacactccagcctgggcgacagcgagactccgtcacaaaaaaaaaaaaaaaaaaagaacaaggacacacttcttgatttcaaaacctactacaaagctatagtaatcaagatagtgtggtactggcataaggatagacatacagATTGAAAGAATAGAATTCAGAGTACAGAAATAAACTCCTGTAATGATGGTTAGCTGATTTTTGGACAAAACTGTCAAGACATTTCAAtgggagaaagaatagtcttttaacaaatggtgttagGACACGTGGATatacacatgcagaagaataaagttggattcctacctcataccatattcaaaaattaaaatggatcaaagaaagagctaaaactgtaaaactcttaaaaaaacataaatcttTGTGACTGGGTTTTcaagatgaaccttgaaaacattaagccagtcacaaaaggccacatattgtatgattctgtttatatgaaatgtccacaaCAGGCAAATACATAGAGAGATGAAGTAGGTTAGTGactgccaggggctggagagTAGGGCGTGGAAAAGATGGAGAGGGATTGCTAATGAGTTTAGGgcttttctttttggggtgataagaatgttttaaaaatagtgataGTAGTGATACttgcacagctctgtgaatatattaatacTTAAAAAACCACTGAAAACTTTCAAAGGGTAGATTTTATGTATGTGAGTTAAATCTTAGTAAAACTATGACTTCAAAAGTGTTCATGTAATGTCTACActtgaaaaaattaaagtataataaaaatatacattcctacaatattaaaataagttCACTTCAACATTGGACACTGTTGGTTCCAAGCTATCAGAAGTTAGAATTTCCAAATACAATGTTAGTTTGAAATACATAAATGCTTACATGTAGCACTTTAGCAATCAATTCTCCACCTTCGGGCCCAATATCATTAAACATGAGGTTTAAGTAAATGAGATTAAGTTGTTTCTGTAAGAGAAAAGATGCTattacacattattattattggaaATTGGTCAAttttacatacatgtatatacatatacacatacagtgTATACTTTATTTGAATAAGTGTTTTCCTCCAAAGAAAATCTTTATAACCAAGAAAAACTGTATCCTAGCAAAAACAActacattaaggaaaaaaaatcattctcatgtaatcaaaatataattacaatataaatgaaagaaaaaactatatTTAGCTTTGATCAATCTGAAAGATGTGTGGTGTATATATTTAATCATGGTGTACAAGTTTGCAAAAGATAACTCAGGAGCTCTAGCTACTGGCTCCATTGAGACCAAATCCACAATGGGTTTCCAGTATATTTCGAGTGTTCTAGCACAGAGTCAGGACCCTTGACATCAGGTAAAACTAgtgttttatgtgtgtgtcaTTAGACTAATTTGGTTTCATTGTAAATGGAACTAAGGACATTTTGTAGTAAAATAATACCTGAAGCAGTTTCGCAGCATAGTATGCACCAACGTCACATAGAAGGTTATATCCAACATCCAAACCTGAAGCACAGATGAATAGAAGCTGATATTCATTATAAAGAATACTTAAAATCAGATCAATGAAAAGCGGGAGGTATTGATTCTTATGGTAACATACCATTAATATACAgacaattctttaaaattttggaaagaaTCCAAAAATCTTCACCTGTAACTCTTTCTACTGGCACTAAGCGATTGTTACCAGCAATGTTTAATGTGATTCCTGCTGCTAGcctgttaaaatacaaaaaaaaaaaaaaaaaagattttgaaatagAAACCCAGTAAAGAAGTAAAAGTATGTTTCCTTCATGTATAAATAGTCATATCACAGATAACATTTACTGGAAGCAAGCATATAGTAAGTAGACTTATACAGTATATTTATACCAGGTAACTTAAAACTACTGAACATTCTGCAGACTGCAAAGTGCTTTAAAAGATTCCATATATTTagctctctcacacacactcacactcacacaaacaGTATCCCCACTTTATAGATAACACTGAAAACTTCAATGATTTGCTTAGACTCACCCAGCTCAGGttaggcgtggtggttcacgcctgtaatctcagcactttgggaggccaaggagggcggatcacctgaggtcagaagttcgagaccagcctggctaacatggtgaaaccctgtctctactaaaaatacaaaaattagctgggcatggtggcaagcacctgtaatcccagctactcgggaggcggaggcaggagaattgcttgaacccaggaggccgagtttgcagtgagctgagatcacgccactgcactctagcctgggcgacagagggaggcactgtctcagaaaaaaaaaaaaaagattcacctctcccacaaaaaaaaaaaaaaaaagattcacccCACCCACAGAAGTTAAAGATCACTCTGGAGCCCAAGCTTGGGTACTCCTGGTCTAGTGCTCTTTCCTGAATACTATACCACCTCTAAGACCTACTAACAGTGTTGCTCGTCTACTTACTTACCTGAATCAAATGGTATGTTCATTTTACCAAGCATTTTCAAATGGCTACAAAATCACTCAATATGTTAGGATTTTCACACACATGAATATAAGCAAACACTATTAATGTAAtcaagtatttgtctttcttacccctttttaatttcttcatccaCTTCTTGGAGTATATGCAATataaaaggattaattttctggGATTTTTCCATACACAGATTAGAATAATGTTCCTGGAGACCAGATTCTGGAGATTCTGAAAAATATATGCATCCTCTATCACATATAAATTATTCTAGAAGCtttaaaaaaaccataaaaactacCTCTTTCAAATATATGAGTTGTATGTGTGTAAAGTGGGggtagggaagaaaaggaaacagaattaaggttagaaaaagagaagagaaataaaaataatgaatgggaGAGATAATTAAAATGCTGTTTGGAGAACTAGGGCCATTGAAGCACCCACTGAGGCTTGGCAGACACTGGCCCAAGTGAGCACCCTACATTGGAAGTGACATAAAGGGAGAACTAAGCTCCATTATGTGCCGGGCCTGGTAGCTGAGGCAAATGACTTCCAAAGAAATTGTATATTTTGTCCAAAACCATGCAGCTAATAAGGGCAGAGTGCAGAATCAAACTGATTCCAAAACCTCTTTCCACTGTGCCCTATTGGGTTACAGGGAGGGACtcaaggtttctttcttttcttttcttttctttttcaactcaGTATCTCAGCATCCACGAGAGGAAAAGGTTTCTtaaaatagcttcacataaaaacaattttatctaATAACCTAACTCAAAAGGGATCTGATAAAGCACCTACTCCCACAAGCTTCTTGGATACCCTCTACACCATCCCAAGTTTGAATGTAACTGTCAGTTCTTCATACCAAATCGAGGCCTGGCTCACAGAAGCTCTTCTCCTACCCAGCCTTCCATTTCCTCTTTCTAAAGGTGACTTTTCCCTAAGTTCTTAAGAAGACAGACACAAAGCAGGAGTTGAGATCTCCTTTCTGTTATACATGCAGCTTTCCTTAATGACCTTGTTGTTTTCAGTAATACCTCAAAAGCATCTTCTGCAAGGCCTACATCTTCTGGGGTGGAAGTTATGCTGTTACTTTTCTTAGAAACACAGGTCACTGTCTTTGTTTTCTATACTTCTACCTTTT is a window encoding:
- the LRRC34 gene encoding leucine-rich repeat-containing protein 34 isoform X7 — protein: MEKSQKINPFILHILQEVDEEIKKGLAAGITLNIAGNNRLVPVERVTGEDFWILSKILKNCLYINGLDVGYNLLCDVGAYYAAKLLQKQLNLIYLNLMFNDIGPEGGELIAKVLHKNRTLKYLRMTGNKIENKGGMFFAAMLQINSSLEKLDLGDCDLAAVAHAYNPSTLGGQGRWITRGEESKTSLANMGMQSVIAFATVLTRNQAIKAINLNRPILYGEQEESTVHVGRMLKENHCLVALHMCKHDIKNSGIQQLCDALYLNSSLRYLDVSCNKITHDGMVYLADVLKSNTTLEVIDLSFNRIENAGANYLSETLTSHNRSLKALSVVSNNIEGEGLVALSQSMKTNLTFSHIYIWGNKFDEATCVAYSDLIQMGCLKPDNTDVEPFVVDGRVYLAEVSNGLKKHYYWTSTYGESYDHSSNAGFALVPVGQRP
- the LRRC34 gene encoding leucine-rich repeat-containing protein 34 isoform X6; its protein translation is MAAQPPRPVGERSMGSPREAARAPARSPAWASTQASTPGAALAVQRESPESGLQEHYSNLCMEKSQKINPFILHILQEVDEEIKKGLAAGITLNIAGNNRLVPVERVTGEDFWILSKILKNCLYINGLDVGYNLLCDVGAYYAAKLLQKQLNLIYLNLMFNDIGPEGGELIAKVLHKNRTLKYLRMTGNKIENKGGMFFAAMLQINSSLEKLDLGDCDLAAVAHAYNPSTLGGQGRWITRGEESKTSLANMGMQSVIAFATVLTRNQAIKAINLNRPILYGEQEESTVHVGRMLKENHCLVALHMCKHDIKNSGIQQLCDALYLNSSLRYLDVSWLSVVSNNIEGEGLVALSQSMKTNLTFSHIYIWGNKFDEATCVAYSDLIQMGCLKPDNTDVEPFVVDGRVYLAEVSNGLKKHYYWTSTYGESYDHSSNAGFALVPVGQRP
- the LRRC34 gene encoding leucine-rich repeat-containing protein 34 isoform X9, translated to MAAQPPRPVGERSMGSPREAARAPARSPAWASTQASTPGAALAVQRESPESGLQEHYSNLCMEKSQKINPFILHILQEVDEEIKKGLAAGITLNIAGNNRLVPVERVTGEDFWILSKILKNCLYINGLDVGYNLLCDVGAYYAAKLLQKQLNLIYLNLMFNDIGPEGGELIAKVLHKNRTLKYLRMTGNKIENKGGMFFAAMLQINSSLEKLDLGDCDLAAVAHAYNPSTLGGQGRWITRGEESKTSLANMGMQSVIAFATVLTRNQAIKAINLNRPILYGEQEESTVHVGRMLKENHCLVALHMCKHDIKNSGIQQLCDALYLNSSLRYLDVSCNKITHDGMVYLADVLKSNTTLEVIDLSFNRIENAGANYLSETLTSHNRSLKAHIQT